The following proteins are encoded in a genomic region of Coffea eugenioides isolate CCC68of chromosome 6, Ceug_1.0, whole genome shotgun sequence:
- the LOC113774736 gene encoding LOW QUALITY PROTEIN: leucine-rich repeat extensin-like protein 3 (The sequence of the model RefSeq protein was modified relative to this genomic sequence to represent the inferred CDS: deleted 2 bases in 1 codon; substituted 1 base at 1 genomic stop codon), translating into MKKETLFHLNPVLFLLSLLILLPFFGVLHSAQISHGPLTDAEAHYIRQRQLLSYRDEFGDRGELVTVDPTLTFENPRLRNAYIALQAWKEAILSDPSNFTGDWVGSDVCNYTGVFCAPAPDNPKIRTVAGIDLNHADIAGYLPAELGLLTDLGLFHINSNRFCGTIPGTFKNLEILFELDLSNNRFAGKFPYVVLSLPKLIFLDIRFNEFEGTVPPQLFDKPLDAIFINHNRFAFELPDNFGNSPVSVIVLANNKFHGCLPASIGNMSNLNEVIFLNNAFRSCVPEEIGLLKNLTVLDLSFNQLMGPLPDNIGGLVSLEQLDVAHNMLRGSIPQSICQLPRLQNFTFSFXLFTGEPPTCLALPAFDDRQNCLPARPAQRPAAQCKAFLSKKIHCSAFKCHPFIPTLPPPPPPSPPPPVPVPSSPPPPVPTLIAPPLSSPPPPVYTPASPPPPPVYSPPPPPPVYSPPPPPPSPPPPSPPPPSPPPPSPPPPIYSPPPPPPSPPPPSPPPPSPPPPSPPPPSPPPPAISPPPPSPPPPSPTPPYCVRSPPPPPPNSPPPPLYSPPIPYYYNSPPPPPPNSPPPPPPVYIYSSPPPPPLVHSPPPPHSPPPPSPPPCIEPPPPPPPCIEPPPPPSPPPCIEPPPPPPSPSPPPPPYIYKPPPSPSPPPPPIIYNSPPPPSPSPPPPTYYNSPPPPSQSPPPPVHYNSPPPPSPSPPPPVHYHSPPPPSPSPPPPIPCEHPPPPPPVIYGSPPPPAPVYEGPLPPVIGVSYASPPPPPFY; encoded by the exons ATGAAGAAAGAAACTTTGTTTCACCTCAATCCTGTCCTATTTCTACTCTCATTGTTGATTCTCTTGCCATTTTTTGGGGTTCTTCATTCGGCCCAAATCAGCCATGGACCTCTGACTGATGCAGAAGCGCACTACATTAGGCAAAGACAGCTGCTTTCCTACAGGGATGAGTTTGGGGACAGAGGCGAGCTGGTGACCGTCGACCCAACCTTAACTTTTGAGAATCCCAGGCTCAGAAATGCATACATTGCATTACAGGCCTGGAAAGAAGCCATCTTATCAGATCCCTCCAACTTCACTGGGGATTGGGTTGGATCTGATGTGTGCAACTACACTGGAGTCTTCTGCGCTCCGGCGCCGGACAACCCCAAAATCCGCACGGTAGCCGGCATCGACCTTAACCACGCTGACATTGCCGGGTACCTCCCGGCAGAGCTGGGACTTCTCACAGATCTCGGTCTCTTCCACATCAATTCCAACAGGTTTTGTGGGACTATCCCTGGAACGTTCAAGAATTTGGAGATACTGTTCGAATTGGACTTGAGTAACAACCGGTTTGCTGGCAAATTCCCTTACGTCGTGCTCAGTTTACCAAAATTGATATTCTTAGACATAAGGTTCAACGAATTCGAAGGAACTGTTCCCCCACAGCTATTTGACAAGCCGTTGGATGCCATATTCATCAACCACAACAGGTTTGCCTTTGAATTGCCCGACAACTTCGGCAATTCGCCAGTTTCAGTGATAGTCCTGGCCAACAACAAGTTCCATGGGTGCCTGCCAGCAAGTATTGGCAACATGAGCAATCTGAATGAGGTTATTTTCTTGAACAACGCGTTCAGATCTTGTGTGCCGGAGGAAATTGGACTGCTCAAGAATTTGACTGTCTTGGATTTGAGCTTCAACCAATTGATGGGGCCATTGCCGGATAACATTGGTGGGCTGGTGAGTTTGGAGCAGCTGGATGTGGCGCATAACATGCTGAGAGGGTCTATTCCGCAGAGCATATGCCAGCTTCCAAGGCTTCAGAATTTCACGTTTTCTTTTTAACTTTTCACTGGTGAGCCTCCGACGTGTTTGGCCCTGCCAGCATTCGACGACCGCCAGAATTGTTTGCCGGCTAGGCCAGCGCAGCGCCCTGCTGCTCAGTGTAAGGCATTCTTGTCTAAGAAAATTCATTGCAGTGCATTCAAGTGTCATCCGTTTATTCCTACCTTGCCCCCTCCTCCTCCACCTTCACCGCCACCTCCAGTGCCGGTACCCTCATCGCCTCCTCCCCCAGTGCCG ACCCTCATTGCCCCTCCTCTTTCCTCTCCTCCACCGCCAGTTTATACACCCGCATCACCCCCACCACCACCTGTTtactctcctcctcctccaccgcCAGTTTATTCTCCGCCACCTCCTCCCCCCTCACCGCCTCcaccttctcctcctcctccatctCCTCCTCCACCTTCACCTCCTCCGCCAATTTACTCACCGCCACCACCTCCTCCATCTCCTCCTCCACCTTCTCCCCCTCCTCCATCTCCTCCACCGCCATCTCCACCTCCTCCATCACCTCCTCCTCCAGCTATCTCACCACCTCCACCTTCCCCTCCACCTCCTTCGCCTACTCCGCCATACTGTGTGCGCTCACCGCCGCCTCCACCACCAAATTCTCCACCACCTCCTCTATACTCTCCACCTATCCCCTACTATTATAATTCACCCCCACCTCCGCCACCAAACTCACCCCCACCTCCACCACCAGTGTACATTTACTCATCGCCGCCCCCGCCACCACTTGTACACTCCCCACCTCCACCTCATTCACCTCCACCACCATCACCACCACCTTGTATAGAACcccctccaccaccaccaccttgTATAGAACCCCCTCCACCACCATCACCACCGCCTTGTATAGaaccaccaccacctccgccATCAccttcaccaccaccaccaccatatATTTATAAGCCACCACCATCACCATCACCCCCACCACCACCGATTATATACAATTCACCACCTCCACCATCACCTTCGCCACCTCCACCAACTTACTATAATTCACCGCCGCCGCCATCGCAATCGCCTCCACCCCCAGTTCACTACAACTCACCACCTCCCCCATCACCATCACCTCCCCCGCCAGTTCATTACCACTCTCCGCCGCCACCATCACCCTCGCCGCCTCCCCCAATTCCATGTGAACATCCACCACCGCCTCCGCCAGTGATTTACGGGAGCCCACCACCTCCTGCTCCGGTATACGAAGGGCCATTGCCGCCAGTAATTGGGGTGTCATACGCATCTCCCCCACCACCACCCTTCTATTGA